One Panicum virgatum strain AP13 chromosome 3N, P.virgatum_v5, whole genome shotgun sequence DNA segment encodes these proteins:
- the LOC120664748 gene encoding uncharacterized membrane protein YuiD-like — MRGSEMLTAARGVGTAPSTASTGASAAADLAGAGGAGAIGGGGGNFPLAVALLAFAFANFINIISIWLKEKRWDARKFLSSAGIMSSLSATVGSLAVAVGQQEGADSSAFALALVFAAVVMYDASGIRWHTGRQAALLNQIVCDFPPEHPIISTFRPLREPLGHSPLQVFAGAIVGCTVAYFTGKSV, encoded by the exons ATGAGGGGCAGCGAGATGTTGACCGCGGCGCGTGGCGTCGGCACGGCCCCGTCCACCGCCTCCACGggtgcgtcggcggcggcggacctggCGGGAGCAGGGGGCGCGGGCGCcatcggcgggggcggcggcaacttccccctcgccgtcgccctcctCGCCTTCGCCTTCGCCAACTTCATCAACATCATCTCCATCTG GTTAAAAGAGAAGAGGTGGGATGCAAGGAAATTTCTTAGTTCAGCTGGAATCATGTCATCACTTTCTGCAACTGTGGGGAGTTTGGCCGTTGCTGTGGGTCAACAAGAAGGCGCAGATAGCTCTGCGTTTGCCCTCGCATTGGTTTTTGCTGCCGTT gTAATGTATGATGCATCTGGAATCAGATGGCACACGGGTCGCCAAGCTGCG TTGTTAAATCAAATAGTTTGTGATTTCCCGCCAGAACATCCAATTATTTCGACCTTTAGGCCTCTAAGGGAACCTCTTGGACACAGTCCACTTCAG GTTTTTGCAGGAGCAATTGTTGGTTGCACTGTTGCATATTTCACAGGAAAATCTGTATAA
- the LOC120664747 gene encoding pentatricopeptide repeat-containing protein At1g07740, mitochondrial-like: MPATAATPRRRRPKKFLYKPKPPPEPHPFLLRLKSLPSPIAAAAALLSAPRHLHDYPFAACVLYRLARARLFPLVLPLLASLRSLRVPLQPTAFAALIEHLGAASRPDAALLVFRAVPAFCSHSNTTFHALLHSLVCNGRVDAARDMLPQAPKLGVRTNAVSYNIILNGVCHRDGFSGARAVLEEMLARGVRPTVVTFNTLVGSACREGELAAAERLVDEMARRGVTPNAVTYALLMQGLCDVGRYDEAKKLMFDMEYRDCQPEAANYGVLMSACVLRGDAEGVKRLISNMRKRKLKPDDASYNVLIWCLCDAGRVDEAHRALVEMQLKDGAVPSAATYRVLLDGCCEARNFELGLRVFNAMLASGHCPLARAFRHLVRGLGEDGKGEEACFVLEQMALRGLRLDAEG, translated from the coding sequence ATGCCGGCCACCGCAGCAacaccgcgccgtcgccgccccaaGAAGTTTCTCTACAAGCCGAAGCCCCCGCCGGAGCCGcaccccttcctcctccgcctcaaGTCCCTCCCTTCCccgatcgccgccgcggccgcgctcctCTCCGCGCCGCGGCACCTCCACGACTACCCTTTCGCCGCGTGCGTGCTCTACcgcctcgcgcgcgcgcgcctctTCCCGCTCGTCCTGCCGCTCCTCGCATCGCTCCGGTCCCTCCGCGTCCCACTGCAGCCCACCGCCTTCGCCGCCCTCATCGAACACCTCGGCGCCGCGTCCCGCCCGGACGCCGCACTCCTCGTCTTCCGCGCCGTCCCGGCCTTCTGCTCCCACTCCAACACCACGTTCCACGCCCTCCTCCACTCCCTCGTCTGCAACGGCCGCGTCGACGCCGCGCGGGACATGCTCCCGCAGGCCCCTAAGCTCGGCGTCCGGACCAACGCCGTGTCCTACAACATCATCCTCAATGGAGTCTGCCACCGGGACGGCTTCTCGGGCGCCCGCGCGGTGCTCGAGGAAATGCTCGCCCGCGGCGTGCGGCCGACGGTGGTGACGTTCAACACGCTGGTGGGCTCGGCGTGCCGCGAAGGGGAAttggccgcggcggagcggctCGTGGACGAGATGGCACGCAGGGGCGTCACCCCGAACGCCGTCACTTACGCCCTGTTGATGCAGGGGCTCTGCGATGTCGGGCGGTACGACGAGGCCAAGAAGCTGATGTTCGACATGGAGTACCGGGACTGCCAGCCCGAGGCGGCGAACTACGGCGTGCTTATGAGCGCGTGCGTGTTGCGCGGCGACGCCGAGGGCGTCAAGCGACTCATCTCCAACATGCGCAAGCGGAAGCTGAAGCCCGACGACGCGAGCTACAACGTCCTGATCTGGTGCCTGTGCGACGCCGGCAGGGTCGACGAGGCGCACAGGGCGCTGGTCGAGATGCAGCTCAAGGACGGCGCCGTGCCGAGCGCAGCCACATACCGCGTCCTCCTCGACGGCTGCTGCGAAGCGCGCAACTTCGAGCTGGGCCTGCGGGTTTTCAACGCGATGCTGGCGAGCGGCCATTGTCCGCTGGCGCGCGCGTTCCGGCACCTGGTGAGAGGGCTCGGCGAGGACGGGAAGGGGGAGGAGGCATGCTTCGTCTTGGAACAGATGGCGCTGAGGGGGCTGCGGCTGGATGCAGAAGGGTGA